One genomic window of Halovivax cerinus includes the following:
- a CDS encoding tRNA (N(6)-L-threonylcarbamoyladenosine(37)-C(2))-methylthiotransferase, with product MARYHIETYGCTSNRGESRQIERRLRDAGHHRVDGVDEADVAILNTCTVVEKTERNMLRRATELAEETADLYVTGCMALAQGEEFAAAGIDADVLHWDEVPEAVTNGECPTTTPDAEPILDGVVGILPIARGCMSDCSYCITKHATGKIDSPPIEENVAKARALIHAGAKELRITGQDTGVYGWEDGERKLHRLLDRICDIEGDFRVRVGMANPKGVHGIREELAAVFAEHEKLYDFLHAPVQSGSDDVLGDMRRQHQVSEYVEVVETFDEALEYWTLSTDFIVGFPTETAHDHAQSMALLRETRPEKINVTRFSKRPGTDAADMTGLGGTIKKERSTEMSEVKREIVRESYADLVGETREDVLVVEEGTGDSVKCRDSAYRQLIVRNASEHGIEPGDFVDLEVTASETMYAFAEPR from the coding sequence ATGGCCCGGTACCACATCGAGACGTACGGCTGTACGTCCAATCGGGGAGAGAGCCGCCAGATCGAGCGGCGCCTCCGCGACGCGGGCCACCACCGGGTCGACGGCGTCGACGAGGCCGACGTGGCCATCCTCAACACGTGTACGGTCGTCGAAAAGACCGAGCGAAACATGCTCCGGCGTGCCACGGAGCTGGCTGAGGAGACGGCGGACCTCTACGTCACCGGCTGCATGGCGCTCGCACAGGGTGAGGAGTTCGCGGCCGCGGGTATCGACGCCGACGTCCTCCACTGGGACGAGGTGCCCGAGGCGGTCACCAACGGCGAGTGTCCCACGACGACGCCCGACGCGGAGCCGATTCTGGACGGCGTCGTGGGTATCCTCCCGATCGCTCGCGGTTGCATGTCCGACTGCTCGTACTGCATCACCAAGCACGCCACCGGCAAGATCGACTCGCCGCCGATCGAGGAGAACGTCGCGAAGGCCCGGGCGCTGATCCACGCCGGCGCGAAGGAGCTTCGTATCACCGGACAGGACACCGGCGTCTACGGCTGGGAGGACGGCGAACGGAAACTACACCGGCTTCTCGATCGCATCTGCGACATCGAGGGAGACTTTCGGGTTCGCGTCGGGATGGCCAATCCGAAGGGTGTCCACGGCATCCGGGAGGAACTCGCCGCCGTCTTCGCCGAACACGAGAAGCTCTACGACTTCCTGCACGCTCCCGTCCAGTCGGGCAGCGACGACGTCCTCGGCGACATGCGTCGACAGCACCAGGTCTCGGAGTACGTCGAGGTGGTCGAAACGTTCGACGAGGCCCTGGAGTACTGGACGCTCTCGACGGACTTCATCGTCGGCTTCCCAACCGAAACCGCTCACGATCACGCCCAGTCGATGGCGCTGCTGCGCGAGACCCGTCCCGAGAAGATCAACGTCACGCGCTTTTCGAAGCGCCCGGGAACCGACGCGGCCGACATGACGGGCCTCGGAGGTACGATCAAGAAGGAGCGCTCGACGGAGATGAGCGAGGTCAAGCGTGAGATCGTCCGCGAATCCTACGCCGACTTGGTTGGCGAGACGCGCGAGGACGTCCTCGTCGTCGAGGAGGGGACCGGCGACTCGGTGAAGTGTCGCGACTCGGCCTACCGCCAGCTCATCGTCCGGAACGCGAGCGAGCACGGGATCGAACCCGGCGACTTCGTCGATCTCGAG